A region from the Deinococcus arcticus genome encodes:
- a CDS encoding tetratricopeptide repeat protein: MRLPALLLTAALLVGAAAFGVSRFQGEKVQPGPTVQAAVPTAPAPLPEEVPVPEPAPEPAPTPEPTPVPAPRPAAPPLPARASIPGLRHEYQRLNNCGPVTVGMALSRWGSTLNQYDIAPVLKPGRADVNVSPDELAAYARTQGMDVHLARGGDRLLLRRLLSAGFPVMVETWFVTPDSGGMGHYRLLTGYDDARGQFSALDSYLGPLTLNYTRFDELWRSFGRTYLVVTPPSKAAPLREVLGMRADPVAARAEHLRVARAEAARRGDAVAYLNLGQAQLDLGDARGAARSFDQALAAPPDRTLDPTRPSWVQGGLPWRALWYSFGPFEAYVRTGQYDKVLRLTGAVLRSVPTHEEAHYWRGRALAALGRAAQAQAAYREALRLRPGYGAPQQELARLK; the protein is encoded by the coding sequence ATGCGCCTCCCTGCCCTTCTCCTGACTGCGGCCCTTCTGGTGGGGGCGGCGGCCTTCGGCGTCAGCCGCTTTCAGGGTGAGAAGGTCCAGCCAGGACCCACCGTGCAGGCGGCTGTCCCCACTGCCCCGGCTCCTCTCCCAGAGGAAGTGCCCGTGCCTGAGCCGGCCCCCGAACCGGCGCCAACCCCGGAGCCGACCCCCGTTCCCGCGCCCAGACCGGCCGCGCCGCCCCTGCCCGCCCGCGCCAGCATTCCCGGCCTCCGGCATGAATACCAGCGGCTGAACAACTGCGGCCCGGTCACGGTCGGTATGGCACTCAGCCGCTGGGGCAGCACCCTGAATCAATACGACATTGCGCCGGTCCTCAAGCCCGGCAGGGCCGACGTGAATGTATCGCCGGACGAACTGGCCGCCTATGCCCGCACGCAGGGCATGGACGTGCATCTGGCGCGGGGCGGGGACCGCCTGCTGCTGCGCCGCTTGCTCTCGGCCGGGTTTCCAGTGATGGTAGAAACGTGGTTTGTCACGCCGGATTCCGGCGGCATGGGCCACTACCGCCTGCTCACCGGCTATGACGACGCGCGCGGGCAGTTCAGTGCACTGGACTCGTACCTGGGCCCGCTGACCCTGAACTACACCCGGTTTGACGAGTTGTGGCGCTCATTTGGCCGCACGTATCTGGTGGTCACGCCGCCCAGCAAGGCGGCGCCCCTGCGCGAAGTGCTGGGCATGCGCGCCGATCCGGTGGCTGCCAGAGCCGAGCATCTGCGCGTGGCCCGGGCCGAGGCGGCCCGCCGGGGCGACGCCGTGGCCTACCTGAACCTGGGGCAGGCGCAACTGGACCTGGGCGACGCCCGGGGCGCGGCCCGGTCCTTTGATCAGGCACTGGCTGCCCCGCCAGACCGCACGCTGGACCCCACCCGCCCCAGTTGGGTGCAGGGCGGGCTGCCCTGGCGCGCGCTGTGGTATTCGTTTGGCCCCTTCGAGGCGTACGTGCGCACCGGCCAGTACGACAAGGTGCTGCGCCTGACCGGCGCGGTGCTGCGCTCGGTGCCCACCCACGAGGAAGCGCATTACTGGCGGGGGCGGGCCCTGGCCGCTCTGGGCCGCGCCGCGCAGGCGCAGGCGGCTTACCGCGAAGCCCTGCGGCTGCGCCCGGGGTACGGGGCCCCCCAGCAGGAACTGGCCCGGCTGAAATAA
- a CDS encoding YidC/Oxa1 family membrane protein insertase yields the protein MKTRHLLSLLAAGGALLLTGCGTTGPLPTFGKAITPEWITADFDGVRGNEYIVTSNLQDVVFNNRGEVIGWYVKNYAGTPYIKRRADGTYDFSALREQKGIFNLVAGRKALAVQGEGLDPAQPAQVQPPTGLTTDLKANRQDAVFRYVQGGVSVTKTVTLRPRNFKVDVKTEVTGGPERVNILFPGLGRAQNPRVQAVSPGGQPAAVQGSGTLQVKNIQYAAIQEVPGGMNSQIVQALIVQPRGDTRADVALTGGAQSLLSASVPAASTLEVYGGRNELIHLYQSGYTTLPGLFDPNWFGQISLYIVKFMEWLYGLIGNWGLVLVALTIVLRAAMWPLMQAQGRSTARMQAMQPRMREIQAKYKERRDPDSQRAMQTEMAQLYRDYNFNPAGCLSSFLPFPILIALWSTIRNFEFDSGFLWLPDLAIPDPFYLLALVYLIVNIGQLYVMTRKSPEMFRQQAFIYIIFLYFALTFPAGVTIYIILSTLIGIVQQIIINKQVERETANLGVQKVTVTAPPSGKAAKPQKAVIVDKAAKTSKVIDLPRKD from the coding sequence CGATTTCGACGGCGTGCGCGGCAACGAGTACATCGTCACCAGCAACCTGCAGGACGTGGTGTTCAACAACCGGGGCGAGGTCATCGGCTGGTATGTCAAGAACTACGCCGGCACGCCGTATATCAAGCGCCGGGCCGATGGCACCTACGATTTCAGCGCCCTGCGTGAGCAGAAGGGCATCTTCAATCTGGTGGCTGGGCGCAAGGCGCTGGCCGTGCAGGGGGAGGGCCTGGACCCCGCCCAGCCGGCCCAGGTGCAGCCCCCCACGGGCCTGACCACCGACCTGAAGGCCAACCGCCAGGACGCGGTGTTCCGCTACGTGCAGGGTGGCGTGAGCGTCACCAAGACCGTGACCCTGCGCCCGCGCAACTTCAAGGTGGACGTCAAGACCGAGGTGACGGGCGGCCCCGAGCGGGTGAACATCCTGTTCCCGGGCCTGGGCCGCGCCCAGAATCCCCGGGTGCAGGCGGTGAGTCCGGGGGGCCAGCCGGCCGCCGTGCAGGGCAGCGGGACCCTGCAGGTGAAGAACATTCAGTACGCCGCCATTCAGGAAGTGCCGGGCGGCATGAACAGCCAGATTGTGCAGGCGCTGATCGTGCAGCCGCGCGGTGACACCCGCGCCGATGTGGCCCTGACTGGCGGCGCCCAGAGCCTGCTGAGCGCCAGCGTGCCCGCGGCCAGCACCCTGGAGGTGTACGGCGGCCGCAACGAACTGATTCACCTGTACCAGAGTGGCTATACCACCCTGCCGGGCCTGTTCGATCCCAACTGGTTCGGCCAGATCAGCCTGTACATCGTGAAATTCATGGAGTGGCTGTATGGCCTGATTGGCAACTGGGGCCTGGTGCTGGTGGCACTGACCATTGTGCTGCGCGCCGCCATGTGGCCGCTGATGCAGGCGCAGGGCCGCTCCACAGCCAGGATGCAGGCCATGCAGCCGCGGATGCGCGAGATTCAGGCCAAGTACAAAGAGCGCCGCGACCCGGATTCGCAGCGCGCCATGCAGACCGAGATGGCGCAGCTGTACCGCGACTACAACTTCAACCCGGCCGGCTGTCTGTCCAGCTTCCTGCCGTTCCCGATTCTGATTGCGCTGTGGTCCACCATCCGCAACTTTGAATTCGACAGCGGCTTCCTGTGGCTGCCAGACCTTGCCATTCCCGATCCTTTCTACCTGCTGGCGCTGGTCTACCTGATCGTAAACATCGGGCAGCTGTATGTCATGACGCGCAAGAGCCCCGAGATGTTCCGCCAGCAGGCGTTTATCTACATTATTTTCCTGTATTTCGCCCTGACCTTCCCGGCGGGCGTGACCATCTACATCATCCTGTCCACCCTGATCGGCATCGTGCAGCAGATCATCATCAACAAGCAGGTGGAAAGGGAAACCGCCAACCTGGGCGTGCAGAAGGTCACGGTCACCGCCCCGCCCAGCGGCAAGGCCGCCAAGCCCCAGAAGGCTGTGATCGTGGATAAGGCCGCCAAGACCTCCAAGGTCATTGACCTGCCCCGCAAGGACTGA